The Tenebrio molitor chromosome 5, icTenMoli1.1, whole genome shotgun sequence genome segment cTTTGCCGGCAAACAGCTACTTGCCGAACACAATAACGTGCGCCAAGATAGTACTTCTCCAGCatgagtaataaaaaaaatataaatacctTTGGCCGCCGTCGCCGCCCCTGATTTGTACTTATTCTTGATTGCATTGAGCGAAATGGCTCCTTCTTCATCGCTTCCGTCCTCTTCTCTGTAGACACTACTGTTGTGTGACCTCGTTCCACTGTCCCCTTTTCTGCGCGGTTTGCTCATCCTGACCGTTTGACGTagcttttcttcttctttctgTAACCGGCAAATTCTTAAAACTGAGTTGAATTCGCACTCGTTCTCGTTACTTTGAGAAGAAGTTTTCTATCGTGATCTGGATCGGCCCCAACTTgagacaaaattttaataccgGAAGTTTTTTGTGAACGATCTGCGAGAGATAAAGTCATCTTTCTGTGAGTGAAACTTTCCGTTGAATGCGGTCTGAAGCTCAGCTTAGTCCTGAAGACTGCTTGACCTTGCAGACCTGTACCTTGTCTGATGAATAAGTGGTTATGATCAccctaaaaaatattattgcttTGTACTTCACAAATCTGCGCCAAAATCTAACCTGTAGTGGTTGCTTGTATACGTCGAATATTTCAGAACCTAAATGTAAACTATAGGAACCATCAGACCAGCGGACTAACCGCGCGTTTGACTCTTTCTTTATAGTCCCTTCTTTGTCCATAACTTCTTTCCACCTTATTGTATTTTCTACTTTTAATTTCAACCGCGCTCTACCTTCTTCGTCCAAAGTTTCTTCTTCATCTATTTCATCTTCATATGTTTCTGGATCAAAGGGTCGTGTTTCCACTGACAAGAAATTCggcaattttacaaaatgtatgtCGCGACCTAAATCACAACTGATTTTAGGTATTTCAACGTCGATTCTTGTCTCGGGAATTGGCTCAGGttcattttccttgtcttcctcctaaaaattaaatttgaaatttttcgaaaaatacaCATGAGCTACATGCTTCTTCAACTTGTCTTTGCTCAGTCTCATATTCTGAATGATGTCGTTCTTCATCTTCTTCACTTCTCTgggtttctttttctgattCAACCCTGTCCTCCTTTTCTTCTTCACTACTGATATCATCTGCATCATCACCAAAAATCGCAGCAGCACTGACTTCTACAAGATAACTCAacacaataacaaaaatgaataatatgaatgaatgaaataaatacCTTTGCCGTCCTCTTTGCCTTCCTCTTCACTGTCAGAATCAATAActctatttttctttttaacacTTCTTTCTTCTGAACTATCTCTTTTTCTTTTATCCCCCTTTCCACTTTCTGGCGAACCAGGTTCATCTATCTGTAAATTTGGACTATTTGACCTACTGTTGTCC includes the following:
- the LOC138130097 gene encoding another transcription unit protein-like, yielding MSSRSESDSESNRSVSPITQGPAPTPGHGLDHSASNSPQYTRSQDASPERAGSRTSRSRSGTPASSARSRSPSAESNKSGASQRSGSTNRSRKSRSRSVASNRSRGSQSGESNRSGSAGSHKSGAASQRSGSNRSESPAGSRRSRSSSAGSKKSRSRSASPASNRSRSRSGSVASNKSGSKSRSRSRSGSPASNRSKSVESNRSKSAGSNRSHHSPSRSRSPSQEKAAESRDNSRSNSPNLQIDEPGSPESGKGDKRKRDSSEERSVKKKNRVIDSDSEEEGKEDGKEVSAAAIFGDDADDISSEEEKEDRVESEKETQRSEEDEERHHSEYETEQRQVEEEEDKENEPEPIPETRIDVEIPKISCDLGRDIHFVKLPNFLSVETRPFDPETYEDEIDEEETLDEEGRARLKLKVENTIRWKEVMDKEGTIKKESNARLVRWSDGSYSLHLGSEIFDVYKQPLQGDHNHLFIRQGTGLQGQAVFRTKLSFRPHSTESFTHRKMTLSLADRSQKTSGIKILSQVGADPDHDRKLLLKKEEEKLRQTVRMSKPRRKGDSGTRSHNSSVYREEDGSDEEGAISLNAIKNKYKSGAATAAKGGAIYSSDEEGSDIEARRARKLDKAKVLKDSESSEESE